A DNA window from Halorubrum sp. DM2 contains the following coding sequences:
- a CDS encoding DUF5784 family protein encodes MAQPLRFRRSPGRWTADRVRSQIGHPLDENLGATAGDPWFAPPPGYEARRFDMDDGSSALFCWTDDDADPPPGTDGGPAGYWLGNTETPSDLWRTEKYGFDEAPYPVSRWAQRELLAALHDDEPWLADYPHVSWYFLPVFCSKDGAETSRAFFRDHAAGFPDATREAGTGFVEETLRPGVLDDYRETMAGKLGTSASPDLVRMSAAIAEFTAARILAEAGYGVTPEIEVTTGHSLDFRATDPDTGAGHLVEVTRPQPTAGRSANDPVAAVRDTVETKTSGQLAAHAGGVTLFVDCSSFPAEEWAAVRAAEPAVRHKPAVVYRAEPDGSIEGYRKGSVPLDLSGVVDPVS; translated from the coding sequence GTGGCACAACCCCTCCGTTTCAGGCGCTCCCCCGGCCGGTGGACCGCGGACCGGGTCCGGTCCCAGATCGGTCATCCCCTCGACGAGAACCTCGGAGCGACCGCCGGCGACCCGTGGTTCGCGCCGCCGCCCGGCTACGAGGCGCGTCGGTTCGACATGGACGACGGGTCGTCCGCGCTGTTCTGCTGGACCGACGACGACGCCGACCCTCCGCCCGGCACCGACGGCGGACCGGCCGGGTACTGGCTCGGAAACACCGAGACGCCGAGCGATCTCTGGCGGACGGAGAAGTACGGGTTCGACGAGGCCCCGTACCCGGTCTCGCGGTGGGCTCAGCGGGAGCTGCTCGCCGCGCTCCACGACGACGAGCCGTGGCTGGCCGACTACCCGCACGTCTCGTGGTACTTCCTCCCCGTGTTCTGCTCGAAGGACGGCGCGGAGACGAGCCGGGCGTTCTTCCGCGACCACGCGGCCGGGTTCCCGGACGCGACCCGCGAGGCCGGGACCGGGTTCGTCGAGGAGACGCTCCGGCCGGGCGTGCTCGACGACTACCGCGAGACGATGGCGGGGAAGCTCGGCACGTCCGCCTCCCCGGACCTCGTTCGGATGAGCGCGGCGATAGCCGAGTTCACCGCCGCCCGGATCCTCGCCGAGGCGGGGTACGGAGTGACCCCCGAGATCGAAGTGACGACGGGCCACTCCCTCGACTTCCGCGCGACGGACCCCGACACGGGGGCCGGCCACCTCGTCGAGGTGACGCGCCCGCAGCCGACGGCGGGGCGCTCGGCGAACGACCCGGTCGCCGCCGTCCGCGACACCGTCGAGACGAAGACCAGCGGACAGCTCGCGGCCCACGCCGGCGGCGTCACCCTGTTCGTCGACTGCTCGTCGTTCCCGGCCGAGGAGTGGGCCGCGGTGCGCGCGGCCGAACCCGCGGTCCGTCACAAGCCCGCGGTCGTGTACCGCGCCGAGCCGGACGGGTCGATCGAGGGGTATCGGAAGGGGTCGGTCCCGCTCGACCTCTCTGGGGTCGTCGATCCGGTATCGTAG
- a CDS encoding DUF5786 family protein, which translates to MGAYDEAEHERREKKTSEVDADFDAERPEYSGSLTYDSGDSTEALLDKFEELQGK; encoded by the coding sequence ATGGGTGCCTATGACGAGGCCGAACACGAGCGTCGCGAGAAGAAGACCAGCGAAGTCGACGCCGACTTCGACGCGGAGCGGCCCGAGTACTCCGGTTCCCTGACCTACGACTCGGGCGACTCCACGGAGGCACTCCTCGACAAGTTCGAAGAGCTTCAGGGCAAGTGA
- a CDS encoding DUF6757 family protein encodes MRCHYCDREATYEAEQRGVVVGLCESHFKQRVEELAESDELAELRDRIDIESSE; translated from the coding sequence ATGCGGTGTCACTACTGCGACCGGGAGGCCACGTACGAGGCCGAGCAGCGCGGCGTGGTCGTCGGGCTCTGCGAGTCGCACTTCAAACAGCGCGTCGAGGAGCTCGCGGAGTCGGACGAGCTGGCGGAGCTCCGAGACCGAATCGACATCGAGTCCTCCGAGTAG
- a CDS encoding ferredoxin: protein MRVEFDRDTCVGMFQCVAEWDAFEKNLNDGKADLADSTEAEPDLFVVEVPDGEELDAKFAARSCPVDAIEVYDDDGEQVV, encoded by the coding sequence ATGCGCGTCGAGTTCGACCGCGACACCTGCGTCGGAATGTTCCAGTGCGTCGCCGAGTGGGACGCCTTCGAGAAGAACCTGAACGACGGGAAGGCGGACCTCGCCGACAGTACCGAGGCTGAGCCGGATCTGTTCGTCGTCGAAGTCCCAGACGGCGAAGAACTGGACGCGAAGTTCGCGGCCCGAAGCTGCCCCGTCGACGCGATCGAAGTGTACGACGACGACGGCGAGCAGGTGGTATAA
- a CDS encoding DUF2795 domain-containing protein translates to MRLNGVDDRLERHQYPTTSEELIAAHGNATVELANGSERLGDVLERFGDQTFEDAEDVFTTLRAGVCHRGVGRRFYSDRDPTTDAEDGPSPVSF, encoded by the coding sequence ATGCGCTTGAACGGCGTCGACGACCGACTCGAACGGCACCAGTACCCGACCACCTCTGAGGAGCTCATCGCGGCTCACGGAAACGCGACCGTAGAGCTCGCGAACGGGTCCGAGCGGCTCGGCGATGTCTTGGAGCGGTTCGGGGATCAGACGTTCGAGGACGCCGAGGACGTGTTCACCACGCTCCGGGCCGGCGTCTGTCACCGCGGTGTCGGCCGCCGGTTCTACTCGGACCGCGACCCGACCACCGACGCGGAGGACGGGCCCTCGCCGGTCTCGTTCTGA
- a CDS encoding PHP domain-containing protein: MPADSADSADSADPVVADLHAHTTVSDGTLTLDQVPAAASNAGVDWVAVTDHDRIHPGLDAPVVERDGVRIVRGIELRVDAGFERLDLLGYGVEHTDALDAEIDRLQRDRRERGAAILDAVEERLGVDLGVEPRAGLGRPHIARAVDESDAPYDYAAAFDELIGDDGPCYVAREVTPLDEGLDLLADACALVGLAHPFRYERVDEALSVARERDAVDAVERFYPYGRAVDDARIDRVAAEADLLKTGGTDAHERTLGVAGLTGSAFAPVRKRLPEPVPIEEGSAGATTDEQD, encoded by the coding sequence ATGCCCGCCGATTCCGCCGATTCCGCCGACTCTGCCGACCCGGTCGTCGCCGACCTCCACGCGCACACGACCGTTTCGGACGGGACGCTCACCCTAGACCAGGTGCCGGCGGCCGCCAGCAACGCCGGCGTCGACTGGGTCGCAGTCACCGACCACGACCGGATCCACCCGGGTCTCGACGCGCCGGTCGTCGAGCGCGACGGCGTCCGGATCGTGCGCGGAATCGAACTCCGCGTCGACGCCGGCTTCGAGCGGCTCGACCTCCTCGGGTACGGCGTGGAACACACCGACGCCCTCGACGCGGAGATCGACCGCCTCCAGCGCGACCGCCGGGAGCGCGGCGCGGCGATCCTCGACGCGGTCGAGGAGCGGCTCGGCGTCGACCTCGGTGTCGAACCCCGGGCCGGACTGGGACGACCGCACATCGCCCGGGCCGTCGACGAGTCCGACGCGCCCTACGACTACGCCGCGGCGTTCGACGAACTGATCGGCGACGACGGGCCCTGTTACGTCGCGCGCGAGGTGACCCCGCTCGACGAGGGACTCGACCTCCTCGCGGACGCGTGCGCGCTCGTCGGGCTGGCGCACCCGTTCCGGTACGAGCGCGTCGACGAGGCGCTCTCGGTCGCCCGCGAGCGGGACGCGGTCGACGCCGTCGAGCGGTTCTACCCGTACGGCCGCGCGGTCGACGACGCGCGGATCGACCGCGTCGCCGCCGAGGCCGACCTGCTCAAGACCGGCGGTACCGACGCGCACGAACGGACGCTCGGCGTCGCGGGGCTGACGGGATCGGCGTTCGCCCCGGTCCGGAAGCGCCTCCCCGAGCCGGTCCCGATCGAGGAGGGCTCCGCCGGAGCGACGACCGACGAACAGGATTAA
- the hemB gene encoding porphobilinogen synthase has product MDLTDRPRRLRTDGVRPLVAETDLSASDLVAPVFVDATTDERVPIETMPGHERVPVEQAVDRVEEITETGVETVILFGVPESKDPEGSRAYADDGVVQRAIRRIDAETDATVIGDVCLCEYTDHGHCGVIEESAETDPTLTVKNDETLDLLAKTAVSQADAGADVVAPSAMTDGQVGAIREALDDAGHEGVAVLSYAAKYESAFYGPFRDAADGAPAFGDRRHYQMDPANRREALREARLDAEQGADVLMVKPGLPYLDIVGDLRREFDRPIAAYNVSGEYAMLHAAAEKGWLDLEATALESLTALKRAGADLIITYFAEDVADHL; this is encoded by the coding sequence ATGGACCTCACGGACCGGCCACGCCGACTCCGGACCGACGGCGTTCGCCCGCTGGTCGCCGAGACCGACCTCTCGGCGTCCGACCTGGTCGCACCCGTCTTCGTCGACGCGACGACCGACGAGCGCGTGCCGATCGAGACGATGCCGGGCCACGAGCGCGTCCCGGTCGAACAGGCGGTCGACCGCGTCGAGGAGATCACCGAGACCGGCGTCGAGACCGTGATCCTCTTCGGCGTCCCCGAGTCGAAAGACCCCGAGGGGAGCCGGGCGTACGCCGACGACGGCGTCGTCCAGCGGGCAATCCGGCGGATCGACGCGGAGACGGACGCGACGGTGATCGGCGACGTCTGCCTCTGTGAGTACACCGATCACGGCCACTGCGGCGTGATCGAGGAGTCCGCCGAGACGGACCCGACGCTCACCGTCAAAAACGACGAGACGCTCGACCTCCTCGCGAAGACCGCCGTCTCGCAGGCCGACGCGGGCGCGGACGTGGTCGCCCCCTCCGCGATGACCGACGGGCAGGTGGGCGCGATCCGCGAGGCGCTCGACGACGCGGGCCACGAGGGCGTCGCGGTCCTGAGCTACGCCGCGAAGTACGAGTCCGCCTTCTACGGCCCGTTCCGTGACGCCGCCGACGGCGCGCCCGCGTTCGGCGACCGCCGCCACTACCAGATGGACCCCGCGAACCGCCGCGAGGCGCTCCGGGAGGCGCGCCTCGACGCCGAGCAGGGTGCCGACGTGTTGATGGTGAAACCCGGGCTACCGTACCTCGACATCGTCGGCGACCTCCGCCGGGAGTTCGACCGGCCGATCGCGGCGTACAACGTCTCCGGCGAGTACGCGATGCTCCACGCCGCCGCCGAGAAGGGGTGGCTCGACTTGGAGGCGACCGCGCTGGAGTCGCTCACGGCGCTCAAGCGCGCGGGCGCGGACCTAATAATCACGTACTTCGCCGAGGACGTGGCCGACCACTTATAA